The following are encoded in a window of Massilia sp. R2A-15 genomic DNA:
- the gudD gene encoding glucarate dehydratase produces MTQSSAPTVTEMRVVPVAGRDSMLLNLSGAHGPYFTRNIVILTDSAGNTGVGEVPGGEPIRKTLEDARQLIVGQSIGNYQGLLNKVRETFRDRDAGGRGLQTFDLRVTIHAVTAIESALLDLLGKFLGVPVCALLGEGQQRDKVEMLGYLFYVGDRTATDLEYVTDPNEADDWLRLRHEKAMSPEAIVRLAEASYERYGFKDFKLKGGVLRGDEEIEAVTALAERFPDARVTLDPNGAWSLKEAIRLCRGQDHVLAYAEDPCGAENGYSGREVMAEFRRATGLPTATNMIATDWREMGHAIQLQSVDIPLADPHFWTMQGSVRVAQMCHEWGLTWGSHSNNHFDISLAMFTQVGAAAPGKITALDTHWIWQDGQRLTKEPFRIVDGMIDVPAKPGLGVEIDMEAIEKAHQLYLEKGLGVRNDSIAMQYFFPGWKYDNKRPSFDR; encoded by the coding sequence ATGACCCAATCCAGCGCCCCGACCGTCACCGAGATGCGCGTCGTGCCCGTGGCCGGCCGCGACAGCATGCTGCTGAACCTGAGCGGCGCCCACGGCCCTTACTTCACCCGCAATATCGTGATCCTGACGGACAGCGCGGGCAATACCGGCGTGGGCGAGGTGCCGGGCGGGGAGCCGATCCGCAAGACGCTGGAAGACGCGCGCCAGCTGATCGTCGGGCAGTCGATCGGCAATTACCAAGGCCTGCTGAACAAGGTGCGCGAGACCTTCCGCGACCGCGACGCGGGCGGGCGCGGCCTGCAGACCTTCGACCTGCGCGTGACCATCCACGCCGTCACCGCGATCGAATCGGCGCTGCTCGACCTGCTCGGCAAATTCCTCGGCGTGCCGGTATGCGCGCTGCTCGGCGAAGGCCAGCAGCGCGACAAGGTCGAAATGCTCGGCTACCTGTTCTACGTGGGCGACCGCACGGCCACCGACCTCGAATACGTCACCGACCCGAACGAAGCCGACGACTGGCTGCGCCTGCGCCACGAAAAGGCAATGTCGCCGGAAGCGATCGTGCGGCTGGCCGAAGCGTCGTACGAGCGCTATGGTTTCAAGGACTTCAAGCTGAAGGGCGGCGTGCTGCGCGGCGACGAAGAAATCGAGGCCGTGACCGCGCTGGCCGAGCGTTTTCCGGATGCGCGCGTCACGCTTGACCCGAACGGCGCCTGGTCGCTGAAGGAAGCGATCCGCCTGTGCCGCGGCCAGGATCACGTGCTCGCCTACGCCGAAGATCCGTGCGGCGCCGAGAACGGCTACTCGGGCCGCGAGGTGATGGCGGAATTCCGCCGCGCCACCGGCCTGCCGACCGCCACCAACATGATCGCCACCGACTGGCGCGAGATGGGCCATGCGATCCAGCTGCAATCGGTCGACATTCCGCTGGCCGACCCGCATTTCTGGACCATGCAGGGTTCGGTGCGGGTGGCGCAGATGTGCCACGAGTGGGGCCTGACCTGGGGATCGCATTCGAACAACCACTTCGACATTTCGCTGGCGATGTTCACGCAGGTCGGCGCCGCCGCGCCGGGCAAGATCACCGCGCTCGACACCCACTGGATCTGGCAGGACGGCCAGCGCCTCACGAAGGAGCCGTTCAGGATCGTCGACGGCATGATCGATGTGCCGGCAAAGCCTGGCCTGGGCGTCGAGATCGACATGGAAGCAATCGAAAAGGCGCACCAGCTGTACCTGGAAAAGGGCCTGGGCGTGCGCAACGATTCGATCGCGATGCAGTACTTCTTCCCGGGCTGGAAGTACGATAACAAGCGTCCGAGCTTCGACCGCTGA
- a CDS encoding aldolase/citrate lyase family protein — MDLPINRFKAAIRDGQLQLGLWSGLSNNITVEVLANAGFDWLLLDTEHSPNELPMVHSQLQAISQGTAHPIVRPPWNDTVTIKRYLDVGVQTLLIPYVQDEEEARNAVAATRYPPLGVRGYSAAARASDYGRVKDYALRCEEQLCVLLQVETPHALANIEAIAAVDGVDGIFIGPGDLSASMGYIGQPMHPEVVTAIEDALRRIRACGKAAGILVGDEKLARHYIEIGFTFVAVGSDIGVLARGAEALAAKFNKQGAAT, encoded by the coding sequence ATGGATCTGCCGATTAACCGCTTCAAAGCCGCCATCAGGGACGGCCAGCTGCAACTGGGCCTGTGGTCCGGCCTGTCGAACAACATCACCGTCGAAGTGCTGGCCAACGCCGGCTTCGACTGGCTGCTGCTCGACACCGAGCATTCGCCCAACGAGCTGCCGATGGTGCACTCGCAGCTGCAGGCCATCTCGCAGGGCACCGCGCATCCGATCGTGCGCCCGCCCTGGAACGACACCGTCACCATCAAGCGCTACCTCGACGTCGGCGTGCAGACCCTCCTGATCCCGTACGTGCAGGACGAGGAGGAAGCGCGCAATGCCGTGGCGGCGACGCGCTATCCGCCGCTGGGCGTGCGCGGCTACTCCGCCGCGGCGCGGGCGTCGGACTACGGCCGCGTCAAGGATTACGCGCTGCGCTGCGAGGAGCAGTTGTGCGTGCTGCTGCAGGTCGAAACGCCGCACGCGCTGGCCAATATCGAGGCGATCGCCGCGGTCGATGGCGTGGACGGCATCTTCATCGGACCGGGCGACCTGTCGGCGTCGATGGGCTACATCGGCCAGCCGATGCATCCCGAGGTGGTGACAGCGATCGAAGACGCATTGCGCCGCATCCGCGCCTGCGGCAAGGCAGCCGGCATCCTGGTCGGCGACGAGAAGCTGGCGCGCCACTATATAGAAATCGGTTTCACGTTCGTCGCCGTGGGCAGCGACATCGGCGTGCTGGCGCGCGGCGCGGAAGCGCTGGCCGCCAAATTCAACAAACAGGGAGCAGCGACATGA
- the glxR gene encoding 2-hydroxy-3-oxopropionate reductase, whose protein sequence is MSKVGFIGLGIMGVPMAANILKGGHQLFAHSHKPVSAELKDLGAIECASGREVAQQADIVIIMVPDTPNVASVLFDEGGVAEGLSPGKIVVDMSSISPIETKQFALRINALDCAYLDAPVSGGEVGARAGSLTIMVGGPQEAFDTVRPLFELMGKNITLVGGNGDGQTTKVANQIIVALNIEAVGEALLFASRMGADAAKVRQALMGGFAASRILEVHGERMIKRTFDPGFRIELHQKDLNLALSSARALGVSLPNTATAQELFNSCAAHGGKAWDHSALVRALELMANYEIGAPVPQ, encoded by the coding sequence ATGAGCAAAGTAGGATTTATCGGCCTCGGCATCATGGGCGTGCCGATGGCGGCAAATATTCTAAAGGGCGGCCACCAGCTGTTCGCGCACAGCCACAAGCCGGTGAGCGCGGAACTGAAGGACCTCGGCGCCATCGAGTGCGCCTCCGGCCGCGAAGTGGCGCAACAGGCCGACATCGTCATCATCATGGTGCCGGATACGCCGAACGTGGCGTCGGTACTGTTCGACGAGGGCGGCGTGGCGGAGGGCCTCTCGCCCGGCAAGATCGTGGTGGACATGAGTTCGATCTCGCCGATCGAGACCAAGCAGTTCGCGCTGCGCATCAACGCGCTCGATTGCGCCTACCTGGACGCGCCGGTGTCAGGCGGTGAAGTCGGCGCGCGCGCCGGCAGCCTGACCATCATGGTGGGCGGGCCGCAGGAAGCGTTCGACACCGTCAGGCCGCTGTTCGAGCTGATGGGCAAAAACATCACCCTCGTCGGCGGCAACGGCGACGGACAGACCACCAAGGTGGCCAACCAGATCATCGTCGCGCTCAATATCGAGGCGGTCGGCGAGGCGCTGCTGTTCGCCTCGCGCATGGGCGCCGATGCGGCCAAGGTGCGGCAGGCGCTGATGGGCGGGTTCGCCGCGTCGCGCATCCTGGAGGTGCACGGCGAGCGCATGATCAAGCGGACCTTCGACCCGGGCTTCCGCATCGAGCTGCACCAGAAGGACCTGAACCTGGCGCTGTCGAGCGCGCGCGCGCTGGGCGTGTCGCTGCCGAATACCGCGACGGCGCAGGAATTGTTCAACAGCTGCGCTGCGCACGGCGGCAAAGCGTGGGATCATTCAGCATTGGTGCGCGCGCTCGAACTGATGGCCAATTACGAGATCGGCGCGCCTGTCCCTCAATAA
- a CDS encoding glycerate kinase, with protein MTEPRKLLRQMFDAAVEAAQSSHCLPPHLPAPPRGRTLVIGAGKASAEMARVVEQHWPGELTGLVVTRYGYSVPCERIEIVEAAHPVPDQAGMDAARRILGLVQGLTADDLVICLISGGGSSLLVLPGDDLELADKQEINKALLRSGATIGEMNCVRRHLSAIKGGRLAAACHPAKVVTLLISDVPGDDPADIASGPTTADRTTCADALAILRRYGISMPDKVRTLLEGGAGESVKPGDPRLANSETRMITTPQMALEAAAEVARCAGVPVHILGDSIEGEARDVGIVMAGIARQVVTHGQPFARPCILLSGGETTVTVRGNGRGGRNVEFLLSLGVTLNGLAGVHAIACDTDGVDGQEEIAGALLGPDTLARAWERGIKPRDSLANNDGHGFFQALGDSVICGPTLTNVNDFRAIYIE; from the coding sequence ATGACCGAACCACGTAAGCTGTTGCGGCAGATGTTCGACGCCGCTGTCGAAGCGGCGCAATCGTCGCACTGCCTGCCGCCGCACCTGCCGGCGCCGCCGCGCGGACGCACCCTGGTGATCGGCGCCGGCAAGGCGTCCGCCGAGATGGCCCGCGTGGTGGAGCAGCACTGGCCCGGTGAACTGACTGGCCTGGTGGTCACGCGCTATGGCTACTCGGTGCCGTGCGAGCGCATCGAGATCGTCGAGGCCGCGCATCCGGTGCCCGACCAGGCGGGCATGGACGCGGCGCGCCGCATCCTCGGCTTAGTTCAAGGCCTGACCGCGGACGATCTGGTGATCTGCCTGATCTCGGGCGGCGGCTCGTCGCTGCTGGTGCTGCCGGGCGACGACCTTGAGCTGGCCGACAAGCAGGAGATCAACAAGGCGCTGCTCAGGAGCGGCGCCACCATCGGCGAAATGAACTGCGTGCGGCGCCACCTGTCGGCCATCAAGGGCGGACGGCTGGCGGCGGCCTGCCATCCGGCGAAAGTGGTGACGTTGCTGATTTCCGACGTGCCTGGCGACGACCCGGCCGATATCGCCAGCGGCCCGACCACGGCCGACCGCACCACCTGCGCGGACGCGCTGGCGATCCTGCGCCGCTACGGCATTTCGATGCCGGACAAGGTGAGAACGCTGCTGGAGGGCGGGGCCGGCGAATCGGTCAAGCCGGGCGATCCGCGCCTGGCCAACAGTGAAACGCGCATGATCACCACGCCGCAGATGGCGCTGGAGGCGGCCGCCGAAGTGGCGCGCTGCGCCGGCGTGCCGGTGCACATCCTGGGCGACAGCATCGAGGGGGAAGCGCGCGATGTGGGCATCGTCATGGCGGGCATTGCGCGCCAGGTGGTGACGCATGGGCAGCCGTTTGCGCGGCCGTGCATCCTTCTGTCGGGTGGCGAGACCACTGTCACGGTACGCGGCAATGGACGTGGCGGGCGCAATGTCGAGTTTTTGCTGTCGCTGGGGGTTACCCTGAATGGTCTGGCTGGCGTGCACGCGATTGCTTGCGATACCGATGGCGTGGATGGGCAAGAAGAGATTGCGGGCGCCTTGCTGGGGCCGGACACGCTGGCGCGCGCGTGGGAGCGGGGCATCAAGCCGCGCGACAGCCTGGCCAACAATGACGGGCATGGCTTCTTTCAGGCGCTGGGGGATTCGGTGATTTGCGGGCCGACGCTCACCAACGTCAACGACTTCCGGGCGATCTACATCGAGTGA